One part of the Triplophysa dalaica isolate WHDGS20190420 chromosome 25, ASM1584641v1, whole genome shotgun sequence genome encodes these proteins:
- the LOC130415750 gene encoding tumor necrosis factor receptor superfamily member 11B-like — MMMIRARRMFLCAVLIVPLVLSAGASSDEERSYKRTDPVTGQILVCRRCPPGSRLRAHCTSSSPTQCVPCGAGLYTEFWNFIPNCLLCDACADLQRVVRSCNATTNTLCECEPGFFWEQHFCRKHATCKPGHGVKTQGSPHRDTVCELCPDGQFADITQTCAPCVTHSVCATHEQLLIPGSKWHDNVCATCDHITTRGWLDLFRPIVSGLFVQQRMPIQRLQRFMGQRLRSQTDRRAVDERIQQWISGASDEELLKLPNMLEKSRLNLLADKIRQKLNRFQMFATRCTNNLIKH, encoded by the exons atgatgatgatccgCGCGCGCAGAATG tttCTCTGTGCAGTCTTGATTGTGCCGTTGGTCCTGTCGGCTGGCGCTTCGTCGGATGAAGAGCGCTCGTATAAACGCACGGATCCGGTAACCGGACAGATTCTCGTGTGCCGTCGCTGTCCACCGGGCTCCCGCCTGCGCGCGCACTGCACGAGCTCGAGTCCGACGCAGTGCGTCCCGTGCGGCGCGGGCCTGTACACGGAGTTCTGGAACTTCATCCCGAACTGTCTGCTGTGCGACGCGTGCGCGGACCTGCAGCGCGTCGTGCGGAGCTGTAACGCGACGACGAACACATTGTGTGAATGCGAGCCCGGATTCTTTTGGGAGCAGCACTTCTGTCGGAAACACGCGACGTGTAAACCGGGACACGGGGTCAAGACTCAAG ggagTCCACACAGGGACACAGTGTGTGAGCTGTGCCCAGACGGACAGTTTgctgacatcacacaaacatgtgcaCCGTGCGTTACACACAGCGTCTGTGCGACACATGAGCAGCTCCTGATACCTGGATCCAAGTGGCATGATAATGTGTGTGCCACGTGTGATCACATCACAACTCGAG gttgGCTGGATTTATTCAGACCGATTGTCTCGGGTCTGTTCGTTCAGCAGCGGATGCCCATCCAGCGGCTGCAGCGCTTCATGGGTCAGAGACTGCGCAGTCAGACGGACAGAAGAGCGGTGGATGAGAGGATTCAACAGTGGATCAGTGGAGCATCAGATGAGGAACTGCTCAAACTGCCCAACATGCTGGAGAAATCACGTCTGAATCTGCTCGCAGACAAAATCAGACAGAAACTCAACAGATTTCAGATGTTTGCTACTCGCTGCACTAACAACCTCATAAAACACTAA